In Uloborus diversus isolate 005 unplaced genomic scaffold, Udiv.v.3.1 scaffold_258, whole genome shotgun sequence, the genomic stretch gtatgtatgtcgcataactcaagaacggtatgtcctagaaagttgaaatttgatacgtagactcctggtggaatctagttgtgcacctcctcttttggttgcattcgggtgtttctaaaggggtatttggccccttttttgggggaaatcattgtaaatttcgatgtatactcaagtgctgttataatttggcggacacttgtcgatatatcgccagtcttttggtcgtcaagttttgtcgccaagttggcgacaaatgtggctattttttttaaaatctggtttcaatttgggcactggtggtgatatttaaagagtaaattattgaaataaattaaaattgccaataatgggaaaatgacattagaattggagtaaaaggaagtcatgtgatgcacacatcagctcgtttttttatacTGATGGAAGAGCTTGTTTTGATAGCCCCGAAACGGCTGCTTTTTGagttttcttgtatttttatTAACGTTGTCTCGTTTTACTCACTGTAAAAAGGTATATTTGATAGAAAGCGAAGCCCAAGAAAATGGAGacagagggagagagagagagagagagagagacattcCACTTCTCTGTTGGAAAATTGATGATCAGATACAGGATAGTGCGCTCATTTAATTCTGGTCGAACTTActgttacattttgaaaattcttctatGCAAATTCCTGGTTACTAAAGTAAATCCGTTCTACATTTGAAGATCCGTCATAAACCATTTATTTGTACGCAAAAGGAACATAACACACGAACAAAGAAGCACAACTTCGTTATTTTTTGccctttatttattttgcatttcattttctcTTGCTACAGACAGCCACAATCACTATTGCAATAGAACGAGAATAttctcgtttatttatttatttatttttttatatttcgacaaaaaaacttttaaggcTTGGAGAAAATTCCGAGAAAATCCAAGAAGTaataataaaaaggttttgaaaccTTGCGAAATACTGTTTTCATGTTTTATCAATCATTTGTACGTCtatgaaagagagaaaaaatcaaTACCTCTTTAGAGTAAGTGAATGTGCACGTAGATTTTAGTActttgacataaaaattttaagttttcaagaATATTGGGAGACAACCGAAGAAatgataacaaaaaaagtttgaaaagtcttacgcattagttttttttcctgttttgtcAATCATGTGTATGTTAATGAAAGAGAGAAAACTGCAGTGAGCAGGTAAACGATAgtatctgaaaaaataaattttcgagatatttgaagaccacgttttgtattcaatactaaAAATAGGGAAAAGTTGGAATTAGATTTTTCTCGTTCTTTTATTCCCGCGGAAgtcaaataaacaagcttgtacaataaagctaacgtacaataaatgacgaaaacaaaaaaagaacaatgaaaaatttgcagttactaccctttaACTGCCCACCGCCGAATACCTCTTAAAAGAGTCAATGAgcacaaattgtttttcttatttcttacttttaataTTGTTATTAGTTAATCAATCAATTTTTGCTAGTGCTGCtgattttgtttattcattttcattcttCTTAAACTGGATATTTTATTTGGGCGAGTcccgaaaaaatgtcccgtgcgtaatgtagtttctttattttttccagctaaccaaagctttcaaaaaataatgctgctggggaataatacatgctttaatatactatcaaagcataacagttaatcccatattttaTTCATAGTTgcttgaattaaataaaaaaactaagcgttatgcacgggacattttttcgagaatcgcccatttatgaattgaagaaaTTTCTCTTTCTGTTTTGCAAAAAGTAagagaaatttcttaaaaaatgggcAGAAGAAGTATATTTAACACTTAATGcaacttttgattatttttgagcaaaatgtataatttctagctttttattagttttaaaataaaagagcttATAAACTTCGGTCTTAAATACTGTTAAATAGTTTTGAACCGTTTAAAAATACGTTTAacacaattaaattaaaaaatcgctTTGTGTACTGTACCAGTCCTTTGTCAAAAGGCTTTCCTAGTCAAGTAGGTATAGAGCAAATTTCCATGACAGTTCTGCGTTTATAAAGGATTCAGATATTTTCCTTGTTCCGAAGAAATTAAGTTTTGTAATAATAGTGTAGTAAATAGTTTTGTGATATTATTTTGTAACGgaggatatatttttttctgaagttatTATGGGGGATGAATGTTCGTAGACAGCAACTCGACGAGCTCGAATAAAGCCTCATCTCATTGAcccatattttttagttttttgtatttatttttgactctttCTTTTAATTAGCGATATTACTTCAAGAAATTGAATATTTTAGATCCTGAAATTTACTTTCAgtcttttttaactattatttgtcatttttactttcgtAGAAAAGTACACAAAAAAAGAGCTTATAAATAAAACCacgaaaatttgcattttattttcccttaATGAAAGTTATGTCTGCATATGTGGTTAAGCaccgttacaacaaacttcagaATACCTCAAATTTTATTCGTTGTAATAGAATTCAAGTAACCTTTAAATCGggtctgaaaatttatttcgctgaaatggatatttcgttgtattggcatTTGTTGTATCAAGATTTCACTGCATAACAAAAAGAAGCCCAGCGGCGTAGTGGTAGCGCATGGAGCTCCCACGTCGCAGACCCGAGTTAAGCACGGTTGGCTCAGcttttcatcccttcagtgggtcaataaaatgagtaccaagcgtgcttggaaaCTAAACATTGAGGGTTCCGCATTCGGCTGCCCACCTAACCGggacagtggcggatacaaggggagggttatcggggtcatgaccctccccccaTACAGTCGAAAATATTTTCCAACCTTGTTGTGTTtaaatactttatgaataaaatataaacaattgcAATAAGCTtctcaattcattaattaattttaggagtaaatgtttcaaatactacttcctttcattgcttatgaaatttatTGGTACTGCCTAACTCCTATTAGGTGCCTTCCCTAggccaatttggtgctttttacaGACACTCAAGCAGTTTccgaaatttttcgtacccaaaaccctGTATTCTTCagcgtgacccccccccccaccctaaaatggtagtcttaTCCGCCCCTGAACCGggacatctgccttgcaccccagagcccccTTAGTCACAAAAACTGAGATAGGCACAGTAGACCTTAGCCCTATGGGCTGTCGCGccattgagttttttaaaaacaaaatttcatcacaTGCAACAAAACTACTTTCGACAATTTTAGCTTACTTACCTCTTCTTGTTGTGGTTGTCTATATTCCGATCTGACATTATCCAATCCATGGATTATCCTCCTGGACTGAATGGTAAGTTTAAGACCTTCCTTAATCAATTTAGATCGGGTTGCTTTGACACTAGATACATCGACAGGATATGATGGGGGTGAAGATGTTGAGTGGTAATCCTCTGGTGATGTCAAATCCCCGAAGGACCCACTTGAGATTTCGGAGGGGCACGAGCCCCCGGTCAGACTGATGAGGCCCGAGATGACATCAGGAGTGGGCGGGGCTGAACTTTGGCAATCTGGATCGGAGTCGAAGATGAGAGGTGGATTCGGATCCTCTCTGGTGGACGGAAAATAGATGGGTTCCAGTATGTTGTACTGAGGAATGTAGTCGGTTGGGGAACAAGGCCCGTTGGAGCCAAACATGGTGAATCATAGAAACTGGAGCTCGGCTTGATGAGCCTACCTGTGGAAGAAAAATGTACCTTTATTATCACAATTCTTTGATATTTTCcaaattcaaaaaacttttatgacTCAACTTtgcattttcttcatttgtaGAACTAATGTTCCATaacattttcgcaaaaaaaaataataaataaataaataaataaaaaagaaaaaaaagaaagaaaaacaattttaacaaaaaaagttgttgGCTATATTGTTATAAGCAATTGTCCATCCATTGCTCATTAAACTGTGAGAATTCAGCTGTGATCACTAAGCTGTGAGCTCTCCAATATTTTACAGCATTACAATCTAAATTAATTAGTGCAGAATTACAACTACAattagaattttcattttcatactaGTGtgctatttgataaatttaatacaaaacaaataatttttaaaacattttatttcggtTTCTACTTTTGCCAACAAACGAAAAACTTCGAAATTTGATTTCAGCACAGTATTAGCATATAAAGTCGATCTTCAGCTCTAATGATTTAGGTACTTTCTTTCGCCACTATACAAAAGAActtacaagaaaacaaaataacacCAATaaagtttgctttaaaaaaaaagtattctttttCATACTTACGCATACGAAAAATCATAGGCAATTTAACAATCACAGTTCATTAGATAACTacttactattattttaaatctatattatCTGCCTAGTTGTTCACAGAATTTCCATAGTGCAGATTGTGCTATAAAAGGCATATTTAAAACTCAAGTTCGTAGAACAAActcaaaaatgtgttttgaggATTCAAAACTTTCTAATTTCTGGAAGATAAAGTGATATAACAATTGGCATAATTGAAATAGCAAATTCATTGTTACTTCTGTCATTGATGGAAGCAATTCACTCGTGTGTATGGAAGTCTTTTACTTATTACATCAGTAAATACTGAATTTGATGTTCATGGACTCTGTTCATTGCTACAATTATAAAACTATCAGTTCTTTCAAAACAACCAAAAGCTAAACTTAAACAGCATTCATTTTTAACGCTTTCTCAAAAGTTACCGTTCTTAACAGTTttagaaacttttaataaaaatttatatgtcCCGGAAAACTCATGAACTCAACATCAGGGATAGCAGGGAGTACCTCAGCACCGGAAgcacaacagaaaaaaatgtagataattgaaaatttttcgttGTGTACCTATTGACAAAAATAAAAGGGCCATGTGGCGCGATCTGGCAAGGAATTGAATACTGGGTAATGATTGTACTGCAAAACTAATAATCGTACTGACCTGTGAAAATTACGTATCCAAACAAGAACTATctccagtgaaatttttaaaataaatttgtatctcCCGGTTAACTCATGGCCCCAAAACCAGGAATGGCAAGGAGTACCACAGCACTGGACTGACAAAGAGTgcaggaggaaaaaaatttaattcaaagcttttgttGTATAcctaatgacaaaaataaaagggGCCCGTGGCGCGATCTGGCAAGGAGGCCCGTAATGAATACAGGGGTCATGATAAaactccaaaaataataatatagctCACCTGTGATATTAGGTATCCAAACAAGAACTATCCCCAATGACCTGGTTACCGCAGTCTTTGTACAATCAAAGTCATCATCACTGATAACTAATcacttttatcaaaataatgtttagaGATTAACAGGCTTTCCAGTCCCGTAAAAATGTGGTGATATTCGATATATTAGACATGTAATTAAGCACTGGGTTGATAACAGCTAAAATCACGTGCTCTTTGTGGTTTTTGATGGTGCTTCCACATGTTCTAAATCCAAAGTTCCCGCTAAAATGCAAAACGTTGCGCAATTGATTGTTGTGATAGTTTGACCCTTTGAGATGACTAGTGGCTTGTTAAAACTGATTTGTTGACAGAAATATTTATCAGTACGACTTGTAATTAACTCATAtatgctttgtcataaaaatgaaatgtttactggtttatgtcttttgatttttttttcgaacgaaATATCGCACATTGACTTTTAATTAATAGTTGAATAGTGTAACCCCATGATGAGAAATCTTTTTGAACTCAAATGCTACATTAAATTTTGCCGTTGTCTAAATTGTCGTACGAACAGAACCCTAAAGAAATGCTTCTGTATCCATCAGACTATTTCTTAACAGACATACTAATAACTACTCTGCTCATTATTTTATATGTTACAAATCTAACGACAGATTTAATGTaccgaaacaatttttttttataactatttttacgTACAGCCAATTATATATGTCTAATAGACTTTCTAAATTTGCAACTAATTGAAatatggtatatatatatatatatatatatatatatatatatatatatatatatatatatatatatatatatatatttgtttatttatttatttgtaatagaACGGAGGAATTCTTAAAGAGCTAATCACGTTCGGTTATTTAATCTCTTCCTAACAtcccaaaaaatattataagaaatTGAACAAGACatattgaaggggggggggaggaatataATTGAGAGAGAGAATTTCTATGAACTAAAAAAACCAACACTGAGCttacatttgtttttttatttgctgaAAAAGTCTATGAGACTTTAGTGATTTTTCGTAGGAAacgtaaagtttttttctttttttgtaaactgATTAGAtgttatttcttgaagaaattacGACGAATTTTGAGGATACATAACAAAATgcattcttattttaaatta encodes the following:
- the LOC129233222 gene encoding cyclic AMP-dependent transcription factor ATF-3-like, producing the protein MFGSNGPCSPTDYIPQYNILEPIYFPSTREDPNPPLIFDSDPDCQSSAPPTPDVISGLISLTGGSCPSEISSGSFGDLTSPEDYHSTSSPPSYPVDVSSVKATRSKLIKEGLKLTIQSRRIIHGLDNVRSEYRQPQQEELTTEDEERRRRRRERNKVAATKCRNKKKERTGRLAEESETLEVNNNALKTEIDSLEAEKQELIDLLQGHLPHCAIQPVSRNYYPPPDPVTHSSPMSWSSVLG